A genomic stretch from Sulfurimonas sediminis includes:
- the arsC gene encoding arsenate reductase (glutaredoxin) (This arsenate reductase requires both glutathione and glutaredoxin to convert arsenate to arsenite, after which the efflux transporter formed by ArsA and ArsB can extrude the arsenite from the cell, providing resistance.), with product MSKYTILHNPRCSKSREALKILEENGIAADVVKYLDERPSAAQLKNIIKMLGLQSAREMMRTKEAIYKELDLKNETDEEKLIEAMVEHPKLIERPIIIKDDKEAIIARPPEKAKEFLEA from the coding sequence ATGAGTAAATACACTATTTTACACAATCCACGCTGTTCAAAATCAAGAGAGGCACTTAAAATATTAGAAGAAAACGGTATTGCTGCTGATGTTGTCAAGTACCTTGACGAACGTCCGAGTGCCGCGCAACTCAAAAACATTATAAAAATGCTCGGACTGCAAAGTGCAAGAGAGATGATGCGTACCAAAGAGGCCATTTACAAAGAGCTTGATTTAAAAAATGAGACAGATGAGGAAAAACTTATAGAAGCGATGGTGGAACATCCAAAACTTATAGAACGCCCTATCATCATAAAAGACGACAAAGAGGCGATTATTGCCCGTCCGCCTGAAAAAGCAAAAGAGTTTTTAGAGGCTTAG
- a CDS encoding GAF domain-containing protein: MKYKNKSLKLAEFARELLTKHSLEDGLPLIAKYVKDVIGAERCSIFIYDAAANEVWTTLADGVKKITLRADKGLVGYTLKAKKPVVANDAYAHPEFLPEIDSATGYITKNIITAPIFSSKREIIGVMELLNKEEGFDEEDVRFMIFFAHYVSGFLELLHTYLDQEKRVD; encoded by the coding sequence ATGAAATATAAAAACAAATCACTCAAACTTGCCGAGTTTGCAAGAGAGTTGTTGACAAAACATTCTCTTGAAGATGGTCTGCCTCTGATTGCAAAATATGTCAAAGATGTCATAGGTGCCGAGCGGTGTTCTATATTTATATATGATGCTGCCGCAAATGAGGTGTGGACAACCTTGGCGGACGGAGTAAAAAAAATAACACTTCGTGCAGACAAAGGATTGGTGGGGTATACGCTCAAGGCAAAGAAACCTGTTGTAGCAAATGATGCCTATGCCCATCCGGAGTTTTTGCCCGAAATTGATTCCGCGACAGGTTACATCACAAAAAATATTATAACAGCACCAATATTCAGCTCCAAAAGAGAGATTATCGGGGTGATGGAACTTTTAAACAAAGAAGAAGGGTTTGATGAAGAAGATGTCCGTTTTATGATATTTTTTGCACATTATGTCAGCGGATTTTTAGAACTGCTGCATACCTATTTAGATCAAGAAAAGAGAGTGGATTAA
- a CDS encoding anhydro-N-acetylmuramic acid kinase, with protein sequence MKEYYLGVMSGTSLDGIDIALCEIDDTHCKLFASAEYPFPGVLKEEILKLTAGFGTLRHIGECHTKLGLLFAECINDFLTTNALHVKSIHAIGLHGQTLWHAPDSLYPFSMQLGNPNIVAAKTGITTVADFRGKDIANGGEGAPFAPAFHQFLFADTQENTAVLNIGGMANISLLFDTFCGWDVGCGNVLMDMWMQKTESQNYDTEGAFAKSGEPHEALLAQMLADEYFDKKAPKSTGREYFNAAWLEKNLRGFEHLSDTQVQRTLLELTAHSIANDVNATQATQLIVCGGGTKNSFLMQRLNVLCHAKVLPSDALGINSDFLEAMAFAWFAKKRIHQEPLLLKKVTGAKKDSIAGAIYAAD encoded by the coding sequence ATGAAAGAGTACTACCTCGGCGTTATGAGCGGAACGAGTCTTGACGGTATCGACATTGCACTGTGTGAAATCGACGACACCCACTGTAAGCTTTTTGCTTCTGCCGAGTACCCTTTCCCGGGCGTATTAAAAGAAGAGATTCTCAAACTTACAGCCGGTTTTGGCACACTCAGACACATCGGTGAATGCCACACAAAACTCGGGCTTCTTTTTGCAGAGTGTATCAATGATTTTCTTACAACAAATGCCTTACATGTAAAGAGTATACACGCCATAGGCCTGCACGGACAGACACTTTGGCATGCCCCTGATTCGCTTTACCCCTTTTCCATGCAGCTTGGAAATCCCAACATCGTTGCCGCCAAAACAGGCATCACAACCGTGGCGGATTTTAGAGGCAAAGATATAGCCAACGGCGGAGAGGGCGCGCCTTTTGCGCCTGCTTTTCATCAGTTTTTATTTGCCGATACACAGGAAAACACAGCGGTGCTAAACATCGGAGGCATGGCAAACATCTCTTTGCTTTTTGATACTTTTTGCGGTTGGGATGTCGGTTGTGGGAATGTTTTGATGGATATGTGGATGCAAAAAACAGAGTCACAAAACTATGACACAGAAGGAGCCTTTGCAAAAAGCGGCGAACCGCATGAAGCCCTCCTTGCACAGATGCTTGCTGATGAGTATTTTGACAAAAAAGCGCCAAAAAGTACCGGCAGAGAGTATTTTAATGCCGCATGGCTTGAAAAAAATCTTCGAGGCTTTGAACATCTCAGCGATACACAGGTACAAAGAACCCTGCTCGAACTCACCGCACACTCCATAGCCAATGACGTCAATGCCACACAGGCAACACAGCTCATCGTTTGTGGCGGCGGAACAAAAAACAGCTTTTTGATGCAAAGACTCAATGTGCTGTGCCATGCCAAAGTGTTGCCAAGTGACGCACTCGGTATAAACAGTGATTTTTTAGAAGCGATGGCATTTGCCTGGTTTGCAAAAAAACGCATCCATCAAGAACCTCTTCTTCTCAAAAAAGTTACCGGTGCAAAAAAAGATTCCATAGCAGGAGCTATTTATGCAGCAGATTAA
- a CDS encoding GAF domain-containing protein, with product MKQLNRIAEFGKKLMTTSAIEDAIVLIGDEAKSLVEAQRCSIFIVDSDDEILWTTHSDGMGKIVVSADAGIVGATYKSKAPQIVNKPYEDERFLQHIDKKSGYLTENMLTVPVFDSKRNVMGVMQLLNKETDFTPQDLGTLTFFANYVSGSLELALITQIQGGK from the coding sequence ATGAAACAATTAAACAGAATTGCCGAATTCGGTAAAAAACTGATGACAACCAGTGCGATAGAGGATGCCATCGTCCTTATTGGTGATGAAGCAAAATCTCTTGTAGAGGCACAAAGATGTTCTATATTTATCGTGGACAGTGATGATGAAATACTCTGGACGACACACAGTGACGGAATGGGAAAAATCGTTGTCAGTGCGGACGCGGGGATAGTTGGTGCCACATATAAAAGCAAGGCACCGCAGATAGTGAACAAACCTTATGAAGATGAAAGATTTTTACAGCATATAGATAAAAAAAGTGGGTATCTGACCGAAAATATGTTAACGGTTCCTGTATTTGATTCGAAGAGAAATGTAATGGGAGTGATGCAACTGCTTAACAAAGAAACAGATTTTACTCCGCAGGATCTGGGAACACTTACTTTTTTTGCCAACTATGTGAGTGGAAGTCTGGAGCTTGCACTGATAACACAGATACAAGGCGGGAAATAA
- a CDS encoding DUF1931 family protein — MAVVGFTKLQEIFRKSASLDIHKGHAKEVTDIVEQKLYDMLTIAQKNAKYNGRDVIWVADMPITKGFEETVEIFKKLESEIDAKDVAQMLTFYPPVLALETELEERLPEIAGALLVTLAKTMKAIDPADRAVDHELISKAHKVLNITM; from the coding sequence ATGGCAGTAGTAGGATTTACAAAATTACAAGAGATTTTTAGAAAAAGTGCATCTTTGGATATTCATAAAGGACATGCAAAAGAGGTAACAGATATCGTTGAACAAAAATTATATGATATGCTCACTATCGCTCAAAAAAATGCAAAATACAATGGTCGTGATGTTATCTGGGTGGCAGATATGCCAATTACAAAAGGGTTTGAGGAGACTGTCGAAATCTTTAAAAAACTTGAATCAGAAATAGATGCAAAAGATGTTGCGCAAATGCTTACATTTTATCCACCGGTTTTAGCCCTCGAAACAGAACTTGAAGAGAGACTTCCTGAAATAGCTGGAGCACTTTTAGTCACCCTTGCAAAAACAATGAAAGCAATTGATCCTGCAGACAGAGCTGTTGATCACGAACTTATCAGTAAAGCACACAAAGTTCTCAATATTACAATGTAA
- a CDS encoding glycoside hydrolase family 3 N-terminal domain-containing protein, whose translation MRIFLLLLSLFLTLHATVPTDAQLKKMIGRMLIVGFDETYVEPTSQIVSDIQKYDLGGVILFDRFYTDKQRVKNILSPYQLKKLTRHLQYFAHKPLFIAVDQEGGKVSRLKAKYGFLEIPSAAAVSCMPLQKAQQIYNAQAQMLQNSGINVNFAPVVDLSTNPKNKVIAGLERSYGSDPKEVAKYAQTMIDAQTRHNVLSVLKHFPGHGSSLGDSHKGFVDITNTWDKKELEPYKILINAHKADAIMTAHVFNANLDDTYPATLSYKINTELLRKQLHFQGVIISDDMQMKAISANYSLKDAVTLAINAGVNILLFGNQLAYNSTKEIVETIFKQVKSKKIPLSKIIESNARIETLHVKSAIIQKPIIFGKKRKELTRAYIQKHYGLHVKNIQIQPKIIVLHWTAVMDVNNSFARLKPQKLLSDRKEIAKASALNVSAHFLVDREGTVYQLMPDNVMARHVIGLNYSSIGIENVGGEANKKEDLTPAQVRANISLIKYLKQKYPDIRYLIGHYEYTKMQNNPLWLERDAGYRTQKADPGELFMQEVRAGVQDLHLRGADE comes from the coding sequence ATGCGAATCTTTTTACTTCTTTTAAGCCTCTTCTTAACGCTTCATGCCACAGTGCCTACAGATGCGCAACTCAAAAAAATGATAGGGCGCATGCTGATTGTCGGCTTTGATGAAACTTATGTAGAACCGACGTCACAGATAGTTTCAGATATACAAAAGTATGATTTGGGCGGTGTGATTCTTTTTGACCGGTTTTATACAGACAAACAAAGAGTTAAAAATATCCTCTCACCCTATCAGCTGAAAAAACTTACCCGGCATTTACAATATTTTGCACACAAACCGCTTTTTATAGCCGTCGATCAGGAAGGCGGCAAGGTAAGCAGGCTCAAAGCAAAATACGGATTTTTAGAAATCCCCTCTGCTGCTGCCGTTTCGTGTATGCCTTTACAAAAGGCACAGCAAATTTACAACGCTCAGGCGCAGATGCTCCAAAACAGCGGTATCAATGTAAATTTTGCTCCGGTAGTCGATTTAAGCACCAACCCAAAAAACAAAGTCATAGCAGGCTTGGAGCGTTCTTACGGAAGTGATCCCAAAGAAGTTGCAAAATATGCACAAACAATGATAGACGCCCAGACACGCCACAATGTTCTCTCTGTTTTAAAACATTTTCCCGGGCACGGTTCATCACTCGGCGATTCGCATAAAGGGTTTGTTGATATCACAAATACCTGGGATAAAAAAGAGTTAGAGCCCTATAAAATCCTCATCAATGCCCATAAAGCAGATGCAATTATGACCGCACATGTCTTTAATGCAAATTTAGATGACACCTATCCAGCCACGCTTTCTTACAAAATAAACACAGAACTTTTACGCAAACAGCTCCATTTTCAAGGTGTTATCATCAGTGACGATATGCAGATGAAGGCAATCTCGGCAAACTATTCACTCAAAGATGCCGTCACTTTGGCAATCAATGCGGGGGTAAATATTTTACTCTTTGGCAATCAGCTTGCATATAATTCTACCAAAGAAATAGTTGAGACCATCTTCAAACAGGTAAAAAGCAAAAAAATCCCGCTCAGCAAAATTATAGAATCCAATGCACGCATAGAGACCTTACATGTAAAGAGCGCCATCATTCAAAAGCCCATTATATTTGGTAAAAAACGCAAAGAATTGACACGAGCATACATCCAAAAACATTACGGCTTACATGTAAAGAACATACAGATACAACCTAAAATCATTGTCCTGCATTGGACGGCTGTGATGGATGTCAATAACAGTTTTGCCAGACTCAAGCCGCAAAAACTCCTCTCTGACAGAAAAGAGATCGCCAAGGCTTCGGCTTTGAATGTTTCGGCGCATTTTTTGGTTGACCGTGAGGGGACTGTGTATCAGCTTATGCCGGACAATGTCATGGCACGCCACGTCATCGGACTCAACTACTCAAGTATCGGCATAGAAAATGTCGGAGGCGAAGCAAACAAAAAAGAGGATTTGACTCCTGCACAGGTACGTGCAAATATTTCTCTCATCAAGTATCTCAAACAAAAATATCCCGACATTCGCTACCTTATCGGACATTACGAATATACAAAAATGCAAAACAATCCCCTCTGGTTGGAACGTGATGCCGGGTATAGAACTCAAAAAGCCGACCCCGGAGAACTTTTTATGCAAGAAGTAAGAGCAGGTGTGCAGGATTTGCATCTCAGAGGTGCCGATGAGTAG
- a CDS encoding IS256 family transposase, variant Zn-binding type, with product MCPSCQKNNTKKIGIRRGIQRYKCNDCNKKFQSKRRPKNLQEIIFKKYIYRRQILLHLAEDYNRSIPWVRKQIFEYEPIEKVHNPRQVVIVCYATFYGKKRDKLGTLVFKDILSGEVLIWKHVQSELVKDYKQLLQRLLDLEYEIKAIIIDGKRGLYKAFKDYPVQMCHFHQKKVIQRYITMHPRLEAGKDLQKIMYNLASTTQTIFTKKLNEWYEKHREFLAEKTINPDTLQEAYTHQKLVSAYKSLVTHLPYLFTYKNEKNIKIHNTTNAIDGGVFSPMKKLLKIHNGFSKSLKLKMVDDYLVSYKKK from the coding sequence ATATGTCCAAGTTGTCAAAAAAACAATACTAAAAAGATAGGCATAAGACGAGGGATTCAGAGATATAAATGTAATGATTGCAATAAGAAATTTCAATCTAAAAGAAGACCAAAAAACCTACAAGAAATCATTTTTAAAAAGTATATTTATAGAAGACAGATTCTTCTCCATTTAGCCGAAGATTATAATCGTAGTATCCCATGGGTTAGAAAACAAATATTCGAGTATGAACCAATAGAAAAAGTGCACAATCCAAGGCAAGTAGTCATTGTCTGCTATGCTACTTTTTATGGCAAGAAAAGGGACAAGTTAGGCACACTAGTTTTCAAAGATATTTTATCTGGTGAAGTTCTTATATGGAAACATGTTCAAAGTGAGTTAGTAAAAGATTACAAACAACTACTTCAAAGACTTTTAGACTTAGAATATGAGATTAAAGCCATCATTATTGATGGGAAGAGAGGCTTGTATAAGGCTTTCAAGGATTATCCTGTACAAATGTGCCACTTTCATCAAAAGAAAGTTATACAGAGATATATAACGATGCATCCAAGGTTAGAAGCTGGTAAAGATCTACAGAAAATTATGTATAACCTGGCATCAACAACTCAAACTATTTTTACAAAAAAACTAAATGAGTGGTATGAAAAGCACAGAGAGTTTTTAGCAGAAAAAACAATAAATCCAGATACTTTACAAGAAGCATATACTCATCAAAAACTAGTCTCAGCTTATAAAAGTTTAGTTACACATTTACCTTATCTCTTTACGTACAAAAATGAGAAAAATATCAAGATTCATAACACTACAAATGCAATTGATGGTGGAGTATTTTCTCCAATGAAAAAGTTACTCAAAATACACAATGGATTTAGCAAAAGTTTGAAGCTGAAAATGGTTGATGATTATCTGGTGAGTTATAAGAAAAAATGA
- a CDS encoding aminoglycoside phosphotransferase family protein, producing the protein MQQIKAWLQTTPYKEYAIAVASADASFKKYYRLSHKNHSVVLMDASLEKHSLTPFVDITARLLHVKVKAPKILAQNLSLGYLILEDFGSTNLLDVLNKETFNKFYAKAIDEIIKIQKADTTNLPLYDKAFLHREMDLMQEWYLEKKLALHVNKEEKECIASALEAISTVVLSQPQNIFVHRDFHSRNIMLTSQNELGIIDYQDAMNGALTYDLVSLLKDCYIAFSREDIEALALLFARKKDLHVKDEIFLKWFDFMGLQRHIKVLGIFSRLYLRDAKEGYLKDIPLTLRYVIETALRYDETKEFGKLLRQLSPD; encoded by the coding sequence ATGCAGCAGATTAAAGCATGGTTGCAAACCACTCCCTATAAAGAGTATGCCATTGCAGTTGCCTCCGCTGATGCAAGTTTTAAAAAATATTATCGGCTTTCACACAAAAATCATTCTGTTGTTTTGATGGATGCCTCTTTGGAAAAGCACTCTTTAACGCCCTTTGTAGACATCACTGCAAGACTTTTACATGTAAAGGTCAAAGCACCTAAAATTCTTGCGCAAAACCTCTCGCTCGGGTATTTGATTTTGGAAGATTTCGGCTCTACCAATCTGCTGGATGTTTTAAACAAAGAAACCTTCAATAAATTCTATGCAAAAGCGATTGATGAAATTATAAAGATACAAAAAGCCGATACAACTAACCTGCCTCTGTATGACAAAGCCTTTCTCCATAGAGAGATGGACCTGATGCAAGAGTGGTATCTGGAAAAAAAACTTGCGTTACATGTAAACAAAGAAGAAAAAGAGTGCATCGCTTCTGCCCTTGAGGCAATATCGACAGTCGTCTTATCACAGCCGCAAAACATTTTTGTGCATCGTGATTTTCACTCGCGAAATATTATGCTTACATCGCAAAACGAACTCGGTATTATTGATTATCAGGATGCCATGAACGGGGCACTCACCTATGATTTGGTTTCGCTTTTAAAAGACTGTTATATTGCTTTTTCGCGTGAAGACATAGAAGCATTGGCACTTTTGTTTGCCCGCAAAAAGGATTTACATGTAAAGGATGAAATATTTTTAAAGTGGTTCGATTTTATGGGACTGCAGCGACATATAAAAGTGTTGGGAATTTTTTCGCGTTTGTATTTGCGTGACGCCAAAGAGGGATATTTAAAAGATATTCCACTGACACTGCGTTATGTGATTGAAACGGCTTTGCGGTATGATGAGACAAAAGAGTTTGGGAAACTTCTGCGGCAACTCAGCCCAGACTGA
- a CDS encoding ribbon-helix-helix domain-containing protein, with product MHSLSELQKQQVGLRLPKYLLDEIDEFTKEYSLNRTDIIVEAIASYVREQKAKKYYAAFEDSVQELKEVLTSNTQNKQQTLDELINEL from the coding sequence ATGCATAGTTTATCAGAACTTCAAAAACAACAGGTAGGGCTTCGCCTTCCTAAATACTTGCTTGATGAAATAGATGAATTTACCAAAGAGTATTCATTAAACCGAACCGACATTATTGTTGAAGCTATAGCATCTTATGTACGTGAGCAAAAAGCAAAAAAATATTATGCTGCATTTGAGGATTCTGTACAAGAACTCAAAGAGGTTTTGACATCAAATACACAGAACAAGCAACAAACCCTCGATGAATTAATCAATGAACTGTAA
- a CDS encoding sodium:solute symporter, with protein MSSGFSSLDWFVFGAYFLILAISSYLFSQFKIRSSRDYFVSSNTMPMFAVAVSIVATSQSAATFLGVPEFAYVYDFTFIGFYFSALVAVVFISIVFVPKFYKYRVVTVYELLQTRYGERAKKQAGLMFLFGRIMASGARLYIGALAVSMILFLDISFLHMLVAIILLLTGALAYTYFGGIKSIIFSDVIQALTYVGAGLLVFWYLYVSLHNVDILAILQTHNKLHVIDNSLDGKFSIVALFSGWLLLNIAAFGLDQDMTQRVLSCKNKNEAAQSLILSIVLSIPIVMLFLGIGALLFVHYQTSAVSQNFQGESITIFMYYILNEMPSGLRGLVTVGAIAAALSSTNSVLGAMASVAVEDLYRPWKLQKDPHTKEIHFLKASRTAVLLFALILFLMAVASYFWQRESELSLVSFALGVMTFAYTGLLGVFFCAIFTTRGSATTVPFALVGGFVSVLALQPYIFGMHIGFAWQMVTGTLVSFLIMGTSKNPDIP; from the coding sequence ATGAGTAGCGGGTTTTCTTCTCTTGACTGGTTTGTTTTTGGCGCTTATTTTCTGATACTTGCCATCAGTTCATACCTCTTTTCCCAGTTTAAAATCCGCTCTTCAAGAGACTACTTTGTCAGCTCAAATACTATGCCAATGTTCGCTGTTGCCGTCTCCATCGTCGCCACTTCTCAGTCTGCTGCAACTTTTTTGGGTGTTCCGGAGTTTGCCTATGTGTATGATTTTACCTTTATAGGCTTCTACTTTTCTGCGCTTGTAGCTGTTGTGTTTATCAGCATTGTTTTTGTCCCGAAGTTTTACAAATACAGGGTCGTCACCGTCTATGAACTTTTACAAACACGCTACGGAGAACGTGCAAAAAAGCAGGCAGGATTGATGTTTTTGTTCGGACGGATTATGGCAAGCGGAGCCAGACTCTACATCGGTGCACTGGCTGTGAGCATGATACTGTTTTTGGACATCAGCTTTTTACATATGCTTGTTGCTATCATTCTGCTACTCACTGGAGCCTTGGCATACACCTATTTCGGCGGCATTAAGTCCATCATCTTCAGTGATGTTATTCAAGCCCTTACCTATGTCGGTGCCGGTCTTTTAGTCTTTTGGTATTTGTATGTCTCTTTGCACAATGTAGATATTTTAGCAATTTTACAAACACATAACAAGTTACATGTAATAGATAATTCACTTGATGGGAAGTTCAGCATTGTAGCACTTTTTAGTGGCTGGCTGCTTTTAAACATAGCTGCTTTCGGACTTGATCAGGACATGACCCAGCGCGTACTCAGCTGTAAAAACAAAAACGAAGCTGCACAGTCGCTCATTCTCTCCATTGTTTTGAGTATTCCCATCGTCATGCTTTTTCTTGGCATCGGAGCACTCCTTTTTGTGCATTACCAGACAAGTGCGGTAAGTCAGAATTTTCAAGGCGAGAGCATTACCATTTTTATGTATTACATCCTCAATGAAATGCCTTCGGGATTAAGAGGGCTTGTAACAGTCGGTGCCATTGCCGCAGCACTTTCAAGTACAAACTCTGTTTTGGGTGCCATGGCTTCTGTCGCCGTTGAAGATTTGTACCGACCGTGGAAATTGCAAAAAGATCCCCACACCAAAGAAATCCACTTTTTAAAAGCCTCCCGAACAGCCGTACTTCTTTTTGCCTTAATTCTCTTCTTGATGGCAGTTGCAAGTTATTTTTGGCAAAGAGAAAGTGAGCTTTCACTGGTGAGTTTTGCCCTGGGTGTGATGACCTTTGCCTATACCGGACTTCTTGGGGTCTTCTTTTGTGCAATTTTTACCACAAGAGGAAGTGCCACAACCGTTCCTTTTGCCTTAGTCGGAGGCTTTGTGAGTGTTTTGGCACTGCAGCCCTACATCTTTGGAATGCATATAGGTTTTGCCTGGCAGATGGTGACAGGGACTCTGGTCTCATTTTTAATTATGGGCACCTCTAAAAACCCTGATATACCTTAA
- a CDS encoding lytic murein transglycosylase → MKTKFIFLLLLGSVLFAKYDNCNFTNKHYEDICKKVVKHGVSYKYANEFLLSYFKTQKYDEITWKYIQPSKIKYHKEKEKQANNVLVKYVPKMVQNLQKYKDVYDYAEKKYHVNREVIAAILLKETKLGKIKPTHDAFIVFNTIVTRTKPDTHRNKWLLQMGKTNMASIIEHCYKKGVKPEQCNLPSSYAGAIGIPQFMPNSFIYTDSYKGKVADLTKMEDAILSAAKFLHVKAKFDTLIEWKKMPDIPKVEQEWYAYAYKYDNASFCYERSKKSKKVYKCFTKEKKNLQYMRKYVQKIMRYNNSSNYAVGVIRLAYEAHILLKTE, encoded by the coding sequence ATGAAAACTAAATTTATATTTTTACTGCTCCTAGGCAGTGTACTTTTTGCAAAATATGACAACTGCAATTTTACAAACAAACATTATGAAGATATTTGCAAAAAAGTCGTCAAACACGGCGTCAGTTACAAATATGCCAATGAATTTCTGCTTTCGTATTTTAAAACACAAAAGTATGATGAAATAACCTGGAAATACATACAGCCTTCAAAAATAAAATACCATAAAGAAAAAGAGAAACAGGCAAACAATGTACTGGTAAAATATGTTCCGAAGATGGTACAAAATCTTCAAAAATACAAAGATGTTTACGACTATGCTGAAAAAAAATATCATGTCAATCGTGAAGTTATTGCCGCTATTTTACTCAAAGAGACAAAGCTAGGCAAAATAAAACCGACGCATGATGCCTTCATCGTTTTTAACACTATAGTGACACGCACAAAGCCCGATACCCACCGAAATAAATGGCTCTTACAAATGGGCAAAACAAATATGGCCTCGATTATAGAGCACTGCTATAAAAAGGGGGTCAAACCTGAACAGTGTAATCTGCCTAGCTCTTACGCCGGTGCCATAGGCATACCGCAGTTTATGCCAAATAGTTTCATCTATACAGACTCTTACAAAGGCAAGGTCGCAGATCTAACAAAAATGGAAGATGCCATTCTCTCCGCTGCGAAGTTCTTACATGTAAAGGCAAAATTTGACACCCTCATTGAGTGGAAAAAAATGCCAGATATTCCAAAAGTAGAACAGGAGTGGTACGCCTATGCCTACAAATACGACAATGCCTCATTTTGTTATGAAAGAAGCAAAAAAAGCAAAAAAGTGTACAAATGTTTTACAAAAGAGAAAAAAAATCTCCAGTATATGAGAAAATATGTACAAAAAATTATGCGCTACAACAACTCTTCAAACTATGCCGTCGGTGTTATCCGTTTGGCTTATGAGGCTCATATTTTACTAAAAACTGAATAA
- the rpmI gene encoding 50S ribosomal protein L35, protein MPKMKSVKGAVKRFKVKKNGQIKRGTAFRSHILTKQDAKTRRKQHAPKVVAKSDAKNIKEMIVS, encoded by the coding sequence ATGCCAAAAATGAAATCGGTAAAAGGCGCTGTAAAGCGTTTTAAAGTGAAGAAAAACGGTCAGATTAAACGCGGAACAGCGTTTAGAAGCCACATTCTTACAAAACAGGATGCAAAAACACGTCGTAAGCAACATGCTCCAAAAGTAGTTGCCAAGTCAGATGCAAAAAACATTAAGGAAATGATCGTTAGCTAA
- the murU gene encoding N-acetylmuramate alpha-1-phosphate uridylyltransferase MurU has protein sequence MKAMILAAGRGERMRPLSDTVPKPLLHVKGKALIEWHIEKLAHKGFDEIIINIGHLGFKIPAYLGDGSKWGVRILYSDEQKSGALESAGGIKIALPLLGDAPFLVVNGDIFCEYDYNPNFKLTDTLAHLVLVPNPAHNPKGDFGLKNGLVTNEAKTMYTFSGIGYYHPKLFENEALQKSPLAPLLRKNIDKSLVSGELFNKMWHDIGTPQRLQEINEN, from the coding sequence ATGAAAGCTATGATACTTGCAGCAGGACGGGGAGAGCGTATGCGTCCGCTGAGTGACACTGTGCCAAAACCCTTGTTACATGTAAAGGGAAAAGCGCTCATAGAGTGGCATATAGAAAAACTGGCGCATAAGGGTTTTGATGAGATTATAATCAATATTGGGCATTTGGGCTTTAAAATTCCGGCATATCTTGGAGACGGCTCCAAATGGGGTGTACGTATTCTCTACTCGGATGAACAAAAAAGCGGCGCCCTTGAGAGTGCCGGCGGTATCAAAATAGCACTGCCGCTTTTAGGAGATGCTCCTTTTTTGGTTGTAAACGGCGATATATTTTGTGAATATGACTACAACCCGAATTTCAAACTCACCGATACACTTGCCCATCTTGTTTTAGTACCCAATCCTGCGCACAATCCGAAAGGAGATTTTGGGCTTAAAAACGGACTTGTAACAAATGAAGCCAAAACAATGTACACCTTTTCGGGTATAGGCTACTACCATCCGAAACTCTTTGAAAATGAAGCGTTACAAAAAAGCCCGCTTGCTCCGCTTTTGAGAAAAAACATTGACAAAAGTCTTGTCAGTGGCGAACTATTTAACAAAATGTGGCATGATATAGGCACACCACAAAGGCTTCAAGAAATCAATGAAAACTAA